The following are from one region of the Methanospirillum hungatei genome:
- a CDS encoding DUF1890 domain-containing protein produces MPEEPTQRVALLVMGCPKVPVQTSLVLYLSNRMKKAGIRTIIAGTPSARQLIRVADPDGHYTMEMKDLDATIAALAEGALSVTDSYVFVHNDAGISYAATLESLTKRPVTAIIFGEEAELMTREISFPCTIIAEPAIHNPMPLKRKLEEVAPWDV; encoded by the coding sequence ATGCCCGAAGAGCCAACACAAAGAGTTGCACTCCTGGTAATGGGCTGTCCAAAAGTCCCGGTACAGACAAGCCTGGTTCTGTATCTCTCAAACCGGATGAAGAAGGCAGGAATCAGAACCATTATTGCAGGTACCCCTTCTGCCAGACAATTAATTCGGGTTGCAGATCCGGACGGTCATTACACCATGGAGATGAAAGATCTGGATGCGACAATAGCAGCGCTCGCAGAGGGAGCACTCTCTGTTACTGACAGTTATGTATTTGTTCACAATGATGCAGGTATAAGTTATGCAGCGACATTAGAATCATTGACAAAACGACCTGTTACTGCAATAATTTTTGGTGAAGAAGCAGAACTGATGACACGAGAGATATCATTTCCCTGCACCATCATTGCCGAACCTGCCATACATAACCCAATGCCTTTAAAACGAAAACTTGAGGAGGTTGCACCATGGGATGTCTAG
- a CDS encoding acetoacetate decarboxylase, which translates to MASLVVFQSGQAIPMKENYPQEKISMPVDNPSYPAPPYHFVDREYFIITYETDPDILKTKVPPPLEITEPVVKYEFIRMPDSSGLGDYTESGQVIPVQYKGKPGLFILSMYLDNEPAILAGREIWGFPKKLATPSLGVDKVSKDTLVGRLFYGELEVARGTMGYKWETLPTDEIKKSLEETPNYLVKLIPDVDGTPKIHQLVRYHVGNVTVKGAWTGPTDLELFSHALAPVADLPIKRIVSGVHFVSDLTLLPGTVEYDYIQN; encoded by the coding sequence ATGGCATCATTGGTTGTTTTTCAATCAGGGCAGGCTATTCCCATGAAAGAAAACTACCCCCAGGAAAAGATCTCAATGCCTGTTGACAATCCATCATATCCGGCTCCACCATACCATTTCGTCGATCGGGAATATTTCATCATTACGTATGAGACTGATCCAGATATTTTAAAGACAAAAGTGCCACCCCCTCTAGAAATAACAGAACCAGTTGTAAAATACGAATTTATTCGAATGCCTGATTCTTCAGGACTTGGTGACTATACTGAATCAGGACAGGTAATCCCGGTCCAGTATAAAGGAAAGCCAGGACTCTTTATTTTATCAATGTATCTGGACAATGAACCGGCCATCCTGGCCGGGAGAGAGATATGGGGATTTCCAAAAAAACTCGCAACTCCTTCCCTTGGTGTTGACAAGGTAAGTAAAGATACGCTTGTAGGCAGACTATTTTATGGAGAACTGGAAGTCGCCCGTGGAACCATGGGCTACAAATGGGAAACACTGCCAACCGATGAGATAAAAAAATCGCTTGAGGAGACACCAAATTACCTGGTAAAATTGATCCCTGATGTCGATGGAACACCAAAGATTCACCAGCTGGTCAGGTACCATGTTGGAAATGTAACGGTCAAAGGTGCCTGGACAGGTCCGACTGACCTTGAACTCTTCTCTCATGCACTGGCACCCGTAGCAGACCTTCCCATAAAACGGATAGTATCAGGAGTTCATTTTGTGAGTGACCTGACTCTGCTTCCCGGAACGGTTGAGTATGATTACATCCAGAACTGA
- a CDS encoding 2,5-diamino-6-(ribosylamino)-4(3H)-pyrimidinone 5'-phosphate reductase yields the protein MRPYVIVNVAVSADGKLSTRERRQVKISGSQDFERVDTLKAGCDAIMVGIGTVLADDPSLTIKSPDHIAERTRQGKPEHPVRIVVDSHARTPPDAKILHKGSGKRIVAVSEAAPTERMQNLKSISDVIVAGKEQVDLTYLLHKLAEEGITRLMVEGGGTLIWGLISEGLVDELFMFVGNIIIGGYNAPTLADGPGFIKESDFPTLKLISTSIIEEGVLIHWKMGN from the coding sequence ATGCGCCCATATGTCATCGTGAATGTAGCGGTTAGTGCTGATGGTAAATTATCTACCAGAGAGCGCAGACAGGTGAAGATATCTGGAAGTCAGGATTTTGAACGGGTAGACACCTTAAAAGCCGGATGTGATGCCATTATGGTAGGAATTGGCACGGTGCTGGCAGATGATCCTTCACTTACTATTAAATCACCTGATCATATCGCCGAGCGAACCAGGCAGGGAAAACCAGAACACCCGGTGCGGATCGTAGTCGACAGCCACGCACGAACTCCTCCGGATGCAAAAATCCTCCATAAAGGTTCTGGAAAGCGAATCGTTGCCGTATCTGAAGCAGCACCAACGGAAAGGATGCAGAACCTAAAATCGATATCAGATGTGATCGTTGCCGGAAAAGAACAGGTAGATCTTACATATCTCCTTCATAAACTTGCAGAAGAAGGAATTACCCGACTGATGGTTGAAGGTGGGGGGACACTGATCTGGGGTTTAATCTCTGAAGGTCTGGTTGACGAATTATTCATGTTTGTGGGCAATATTATCATTGGAGGATATAATGCCCCAACTCTTGCAGACGGACCTGGATTTATCAAAGAATCAGATTTTCCGACCTTAAAACTCATCAGTACATCAATAATAGAGGAAGGGGTTTTGATCCACTGGAAAATGGGTAATTAA
- a CDS encoding response regulator has protein sequence MPEVTLFIVEDNPVIADLISWRLSEMGYNVAGTAEDSIEALSRIEEILPTLVLMDINLPGEMDGIEVASEIIRKFNIPIVYISSIIDSAIMERAKKTKPRGYIVKPFTDNQLRATIEMALHP, from the coding sequence GTGCCAGAGGTAACACTCTTTATTGTTGAAGATAATCCGGTAATTGCCGATCTCATCTCCTGGCGGCTTTCAGAGATGGGATACAATGTTGCGGGAACTGCTGAAGATAGCATAGAAGCGCTGAGCCGCATAGAAGAGATACTTCCAACTCTGGTATTAATGGATATCAACCTGCCAGGAGAGATGGACGGGATAGAGGTTGCATCTGAGATTATCAGGAAATTTAATATCCCAATTGTTTATATCAGCTCAATAATTGACTCTGCAATTATGGAGCGGGCAAAAAAAACAAAACCAAGAGGGTACATTGTAAAACCCTTTACTGATAATCAACTTCGCGCTACTATTGAAATGGCATTGCATCCGTAA
- a CDS encoding DUF1894 domain-containing protein has product MGCLESLPYEVLLSKISFKESREFLSRYQEKYDIEPGYRMFDLNIIGVPPIRVAVDGNALIFPFTKPCHGTFLIRVPEATEEIERLRNRK; this is encoded by the coding sequence ATGGGATGTCTAGAGTCACTTCCGTATGAAGTTCTTCTGTCAAAAATATCCTTTAAAGAATCACGTGAATTCCTCTCCCGGTACCAGGAAAAATATGATATTGAACCAGGATACCGGATGTTTGATCTCAACATAATTGGAGTTCCACCAATCAGAGTTGCTGTGGATGGAAATGCATTGATCTTTCCTTTCACAAAACCCTGTCATGGGACATTCCTCATTAGGGTTCCTGAGGCGACGGAAGAGATAGAACGACTTCGAAACAGAAAATAG